The following are from one region of the Variovorax sp. V213 genome:
- the msrA gene encoding peptide-methionine (S)-S-oxide reductase MsrA → MRLLALAAGSLAAAALAWQAGPSFAEPARRVPPPRFDVMTPPTAKYETAVFAGGCFWGVQGIFQRVKGVNNAVSGYAGGEAKTARYEQVGSGRTGHAESVRIVYDPQQISYGKLLQIFFSVVHDPTELNRQGPDTGLQYRSTVFAENIEQARVAKDYITQLNQAKTFGKPLATTIEMSKPFYAAEAYHQDFLTRNPRYGYVVIYDMPKIENLKKLFPESYRATPVLVNPAKGG, encoded by the coding sequence GCCGAGCCGGCCCGGCGCGTGCCACCGCCCAGGTTCGATGTGATGACCCCGCCGACCGCGAAATACGAGACCGCCGTATTCGCCGGCGGCTGCTTCTGGGGCGTCCAAGGCATATTCCAGCGCGTCAAGGGTGTGAACAACGCGGTGTCGGGCTATGCCGGCGGCGAAGCGAAGACCGCACGCTATGAACAGGTGGGCTCCGGCCGAACCGGCCATGCCGAATCGGTGCGCATCGTCTACGACCCGCAGCAGATCAGCTACGGCAAGCTGCTGCAGATCTTTTTTTCGGTGGTGCACGACCCGACCGAGCTGAACCGGCAGGGGCCGGACACAGGCCTTCAATACCGCTCCACCGTGTTTGCCGAGAACATCGAGCAGGCCCGCGTGGCAAAGGACTACATCACGCAGCTGAACCAGGCCAAGACCTTCGGCAAGCCGCTGGCGACCACCATCGAGATGTCGAAGCCCTTTTATGCGGCCGAAGCCTATCACCAGGACTTTCTCACGCGCAATCCGAGGTACGGCTACGTCGTGATCTACGACATGCCGAAGATCGAGAACCTGAAGAAACTGTTTCCGGAGAGCTACCGGGCGACGCCCGTGCTCGTGAACCCGGCAAAGGGCGGCTGA
- a CDS encoding class I fructose-bisphosphate aldolase yields MTAQALIDTAQALVAADKGLLAMDESNATCHKRFAKLNIPQTEDARRDWRELIVTAPGLGACISGAILFDETIRQRTSAGASFVSALDAVGIIPGIKVDTGAKPLAGHPGETVTEGLDGLRERLAEYAGMGARFAKWRGVITPGAGLPSRACIEVNAHALARYAALCQEAGLVPIVEPEVLMEGDHSLARCAEITEDTLHAVFAQLRSQGVLLEGMLLKPNMVLPGQACPQQESVEEVADATVSCLLRTVPAAVPGIAFLSGGQSAQLASARLNAMNQRFKSRLPWALAFSYSRAVQQPALDAWKGDSANVEAAQKALVHRARCNQAARRGGYDARADAPEAG; encoded by the coding sequence ATGACTGCACAGGCACTGATCGATACCGCACAAGCGCTGGTCGCCGCAGACAAGGGCCTGCTCGCCATGGACGAGAGCAACGCCACCTGCCACAAGCGCTTCGCCAAGCTGAATATTCCCCAGACCGAAGACGCGCGTCGCGATTGGCGCGAGCTGATCGTCACCGCGCCGGGCCTGGGCGCATGCATCAGCGGCGCGATTCTTTTCGACGAGACCATCCGCCAGAGAACCAGTGCCGGCGCATCGTTCGTCTCGGCACTCGACGCGGTGGGCATCATTCCCGGTATCAAGGTCGACACCGGCGCGAAGCCGCTGGCGGGCCATCCCGGCGAGACGGTCACCGAAGGCCTGGACGGTCTGCGCGAACGGTTGGCCGAGTACGCCGGCATGGGCGCGCGCTTTGCCAAATGGCGCGGGGTCATCACGCCGGGCGCCGGCCTGCCCAGCCGCGCATGTATCGAGGTCAATGCCCATGCGCTGGCCCGCTACGCAGCCCTGTGCCAGGAAGCCGGACTCGTTCCCATCGTCGAACCCGAAGTGCTGATGGAAGGCGACCATTCCCTGGCTCGCTGCGCCGAAATCACGGAAGACACATTGCATGCGGTCTTCGCCCAACTGCGTTCGCAGGGCGTGCTGCTCGAAGGCATGCTCCTGAAGCCGAACATGGTGCTGCCCGGGCAGGCCTGTCCGCAGCAGGAGAGCGTGGAAGAAGTCGCCGACGCCACGGTGTCGTGCCTGCTGCGCACCGTGCCTGCCGCAGTGCCGGGGATCGCTTTTCTCTCGGGTGGCCAATCGGCGCAGCTCGCGTCCGCCCGGCTGAATGCGATGAACCAACGATTCAAGTCGCGGCTGCCCTGGGCGCTGGCGTTTTCATACTCGCGCGCCGTCCAGCAACCGGCCCTGGATGCCTGGAAGGGCGACTCTGCCAACGTGGAAGCGGCGCAAAAGGCGCTGGTGCATCGCGCACGCTGCAACCAGGCGGCGCGCCGCGGCGGCTACGACGCGCGGGCGGACGCGCCAGAAGCGGGCTGA
- a CDS encoding NAD(P)/FAD-dependent oxidoreductase: MRRVVIIGGGAIGSAIAYFLNRDPQEEPFEVTVVERDFSYTQASSALSASSIRQQFSTAINIEMSLYGIEFFRGLGETLRVGDNVPDIGLVEPGYLYLAPPDGVEVLRENHALQKAHGVDVLLMTPDQLEARFPWMSKEDIALASLGLSGEGWYDGYSLLQAFRKKAVSQGALYVQAKATGLQCDGHRVKGVELDIGNVLQADVVVNAAGAWAAKVAGMAGIDLPVRGRRRMVFSFSCPDTLPGCPLVIDTSGIWFRPEGRRFICGFAPPQDRDRDDAPLEVDYRVFDDFIWPALAKRVPAFEAIRMTGAWAGYYEMNLFDHNAILGLHPACENLFFANGFSGHGLQHCPATGRGIAELIRYGEYRSLDLSPVSFTRILENRPLVEKNVI; encoded by the coding sequence ATGCGTCGTGTGGTGATCATCGGTGGCGGCGCCATCGGCTCTGCCATCGCTTATTTCCTGAACCGGGATCCGCAGGAGGAACCGTTCGAGGTCACCGTGGTCGAGCGTGACTTTTCGTACACGCAGGCGTCGTCGGCCCTGTCGGCCAGCTCGATCCGGCAGCAGTTTTCCACCGCCATCAACATCGAGATGTCGCTCTACGGCATCGAGTTCTTCCGTGGCCTTGGCGAAACGCTGCGTGTGGGCGACAACGTGCCCGACATCGGCCTGGTCGAGCCCGGCTATCTGTACCTGGCGCCGCCGGACGGGGTCGAAGTGCTGCGCGAGAACCATGCGCTGCAGAAGGCGCATGGCGTCGACGTGCTCTTGATGACACCCGATCAGCTGGAGGCGCGATTCCCGTGGATGTCGAAAGAAGACATCGCGCTCGCGTCGCTGGGCCTTTCGGGCGAGGGCTGGTATGACGGCTACAGCCTGTTGCAGGCCTTTCGCAAGAAGGCGGTCTCGCAAGGCGCGCTGTATGTGCAGGCCAAGGCGACCGGGCTGCAGTGCGATGGCCATCGGGTGAAGGGCGTCGAGCTCGATATCGGCAACGTGCTCCAGGCGGACGTGGTGGTCAATGCCGCCGGCGCCTGGGCCGCCAAGGTGGCGGGCATGGCCGGCATCGACCTGCCGGTGCGCGGCCGGCGCCGCATGGTGTTCAGCTTCTCGTGCCCCGACACTCTGCCGGGCTGTCCGCTGGTGATCGACACCTCGGGCATCTGGTTTCGCCCCGAGGGCCGCCGCTTCATCTGCGGGTTTGCGCCGCCGCAGGACCGGGACCGCGACGATGCGCCGCTCGAAGTCGACTACCGGGTGTTCGACGATTTCATCTGGCCCGCACTGGCCAAGCGCGTGCCCGCCTTCGAGGCCATCCGCATGACCGGCGCATGGGCCGGCTACTACGAGATGAACCTGTTCGATCACAACGCGATCCTCGGCCTGCATCCGGCCTGCGAGAACCTGTTCTTTGCGAATGGCTTCTCTGGGCACGGGCTTCAGCACTGCCCGGCAACGGGGCGCGGAATCGCCGAACTCATCCGCTACGGCGAGTACCGCAGCCTCGATCTGTCGCCGGTTTCATTCACGCGGATTCTCGAGAACCGGCCGCTCGTCGAAAAGAACGTGATCTAG
- a CDS encoding LysR substrate-binding domain-containing protein encodes MRKDIPNLGALQAFEASARLGSFTRAAAELALTQSAVGRQVATLEQRLGVPLFSRVRRRLTLTDTGREYAARIRRHLDQIRRDTLEISAGHDMGFVLEVAVVPTFATQWLIPRLPDFSRRHPNITVNLSARSQPFSFQENAYDAAIYFGDQFWPDTQGGLIFSEGEMVPICSPAFRDANGPWDESTFERCRHVHLGTRAHAWRDWYAQQGWDYTVHASRGPRYELFTMVTAAAAAGMGVGLAPRILIERELRTGELVVPIDRHLDVRQGYYFAHPEGRPASGALEHFKCWVLGLTPS; translated from the coding sequence ATGAGAAAAGACATTCCCAACCTGGGTGCGCTGCAAGCCTTCGAGGCCTCGGCGCGGCTGGGGAGTTTCACCCGCGCGGCGGCCGAACTGGCACTGACGCAAAGCGCCGTCGGCCGGCAGGTGGCCACGCTCGAGCAGCGGCTGGGCGTGCCACTGTTCTCGCGCGTGCGCCGGCGCCTCACTCTCACCGATACGGGGCGCGAATACGCGGCGCGCATCCGCCGCCACCTCGACCAGATCCGGCGCGACACGCTGGAGATCAGCGCCGGCCACGACATGGGTTTCGTGCTCGAAGTGGCCGTGGTGCCCACCTTTGCCACGCAATGGCTGATCCCGCGCCTGCCTGATTTCAGCCGCCGGCATCCGAACATCACCGTCAATCTCTCGGCGCGGTCGCAGCCCTTCTCGTTCCAGGAGAACGCCTACGACGCGGCCATCTATTTCGGCGACCAGTTCTGGCCCGACACCCAGGGCGGGTTGATCTTTTCCGAGGGCGAGATGGTGCCGATCTGCAGCCCCGCGTTTCGCGACGCCAACGGCCCGTGGGACGAATCCACCTTCGAACGGTGCCGCCACGTGCACCTGGGCACGCGCGCGCACGCCTGGCGCGACTGGTATGCGCAGCAAGGCTGGGACTACACGGTGCACGCCTCGCGCGGGCCGCGCTACGAACTCTTCACCATGGTGACGGCCGCGGCAGCCGCCGGCATGGGCGTCGGCCTTGCGCCGCGCATCCTGATCGAGCGCGAATTGCGAACCGGCGAACTCGTGGTTCCGATCGACCGCCACCTGGACGTGCGCCAGGGCTATTACTTCGCCCATCCCGAAGGCCGCCCGGCTTCCGGGGCCCTGGAGCACTTCAAGTGCTGGGTGCTTGGCCTCACGCCCAGTTGA
- a CDS encoding MurR/RpiR family transcriptional regulator — translation MSTNVDTPSTTVAQRIAQALPRLTRSHRQVADFVLEHPLQVATLPIDELAAAVGVSVATANRFARALDFDGYATFRAELVRGFESLVAPVERLRGNLEHPTTVAEVFATALDESRRNIEATRQSLDYAACEAAVQRIGKARSVYIAGFGASAWLAGLLQHGLDGSCNDVRMLSSVSGVTHAARSLMHAGPQDLFIGLTFPRYLTDTVALAQIAKGQGCAVLALTDRPSSPLAPLADVVLYCQTETSYRPNCETSVLALIEALTSAVALRAPRAVQSASRILQAVRPWLHGAQGLPRAEVSAAQPASAAPASARKKKKKASSS, via the coding sequence ATGAGCACCAACGTCGACACCCCGAGCACCACCGTGGCGCAGCGCATTGCGCAGGCCCTGCCGCGGCTGACGCGTTCGCACCGCCAGGTCGCCGATTTCGTGCTCGAACACCCGCTGCAGGTTGCGACGCTGCCCATCGACGAACTCGCCGCTGCCGTGGGCGTGTCGGTCGCCACGGCCAACCGCTTTGCGCGCGCGCTGGACTTCGACGGCTACGCCACCTTCCGCGCCGAACTCGTGCGCGGGTTCGAATCGCTGGTGGCGCCGGTGGAGCGCCTGCGCGGCAACCTCGAGCATCCGACCACGGTGGCCGAAGTGTTCGCCACCGCGCTCGACGAGAGCCGCCGCAATATCGAAGCCACGCGCCAGTCGCTCGACTACGCCGCCTGCGAGGCCGCGGTACAGCGCATCGGCAAGGCGCGCTCTGTCTACATTGCCGGCTTCGGCGCCAGCGCGTGGCTGGCGGGGCTGCTGCAGCACGGGCTCGACGGCAGCTGCAATGACGTGCGGATGCTCTCCAGCGTCAGCGGCGTGACGCATGCGGCGCGCTCGCTGATGCATGCCGGGCCGCAGGACCTGTTCATCGGCCTGACTTTTCCGCGCTACCTCACGGACACGGTGGCGCTGGCCCAGATCGCCAAGGGTCAGGGCTGCGCCGTGCTGGCGCTGACCGACCGCCCGAGCTCTCCGCTGGCGCCGCTGGCCGACGTGGTGCTCTATTGCCAGACCGAAACCAGCTACCGGCCGAACTGCGAAACCAGCGTGCTGGCATTGATCGAGGCGCTGACCAGCGCGGTCGCGCTGCGTGCGCCGCGCGCGGTCCAGTCCGCGAGCCGCATCCTGCAGGCCGTGCGGCCCTGGCTGCATGGCGCGCAAGGCCTGCCGCGGGCGGAAGTCTCCGCCGCGCAACCCGCCAGCGCCGCACCGGCCAGCGCCCGCAAGAAAAAGAAGAAAGCCTCCTCCTCGTGA
- a CDS encoding isoaspartyl peptidase/L-asparaginase family protein, with amino-acid sequence MKNSNIIPVIAIHGGAGTISAATTGAVQAQAYHDALRSIVLAAQVLLRKGASALDATCLAVEMLEDCPLFNAGHGSVFTHEETHELDAAVMDGATLAAGAIAGVCRIRRPVRAARAVLEDGAHVLLAGPGAEAFARDHGLEMVDPSFFSTEARRQQLYRVRGTGRVVVDHEGAAMTTGPLDEDKKLGTVGAVALDMHGHLAAATSTGGMTNKRVGRIGDSPLIGAGTYADDRTAAVSCTGSGEMFIRVAAAYDVCARMAYGGATLEAATHAVVQQSLPAIGGTGGLIAVDRHGNLSLAFNTEGMYRGHARGDESPVTAIFA; translated from the coding sequence GTGAAGAACAGCAACATCATCCCCGTCATCGCCATTCACGGCGGTGCCGGCACCATCAGCGCTGCGACGACCGGTGCAGTCCAGGCGCAGGCCTATCACGATGCCTTGCGAAGCATCGTGCTGGCCGCGCAGGTGCTGCTACGCAAGGGCGCATCGGCGCTCGATGCCACCTGCCTCGCGGTCGAGATGCTCGAAGACTGCCCGCTCTTCAACGCAGGCCATGGCTCGGTTTTCACGCATGAGGAAACCCACGAGCTCGATGCCGCCGTGATGGACGGTGCCACCCTGGCCGCCGGCGCGATTGCCGGCGTGTGCCGCATCCGCCGCCCGGTGCGCGCCGCGCGCGCCGTACTCGAGGACGGCGCCCATGTGCTGCTCGCCGGCCCCGGCGCCGAAGCCTTCGCACGCGATCACGGGCTCGAAATGGTCGACCCTTCTTTCTTTTCCACCGAGGCGCGCCGCCAGCAGCTCTACCGCGTGCGCGGCACCGGCCGCGTCGTGGTGGACCACGAAGGCGCAGCCATGACGACAGGCCCGCTCGATGAAGACAAGAAGCTCGGCACCGTGGGTGCCGTGGCGCTCGACATGCACGGCCACCTCGCTGCCGCTACCTCGACAGGCGGCATGACCAACAAGCGGGTCGGCCGCATCGGCGATTCGCCGCTGATCGGCGCCGGCACCTATGCCGACGACCGCACCGCCGCCGTCTCTTGCACCGGCAGCGGCGAGATGTTCATCCGCGTCGCGGCGGCCTACGACGTTTGCGCCCGCATGGCCTACGGCGGCGCCACGCTCGAAGCGGCCACGCACGCCGTCGTGCAGCAGTCGCTGCCCGCCATCGGCGGCACCGGCGGGCTGATCGCCGTCGACCGCCACGGCAACCTGAGCCTCGCCTTCAACACCGAAGGCATGTACCGCGGCCACGCCCGCGGCGATGAATCGCCGGTCACGGCCATCTTCGCCTGA
- a CDS encoding dipeptide ABC transporter ATP-binding protein: MSTPALALPDGRVLAVDDLTVRFSTSERTVDAVKNLSFHVDHGETLAVVGESGSGKSVTSLALMRLVEHGGGRILGGRMAFRRRNGEVLDLAQARDTTMRGIRGADIAMIFQEPMTSLNPVFTAGDQIAEAIRIHQGKSNAAARAEALRMLELVRIPEARNVLDRFPHQLSGGMRQRVMIAMALSCKPQLLIADEPTTALDVTIQAQILQLIRELQKEMRMGVLFITHDMGVVAEIADRVLVMYRGDKVEAGTSDTVFAAPKHPYTKALLSAVPKLGAMQGTDLPAKFELLRTEGSPETVPCSNTTPQTTVREEAGPILRVRDLVTRFDVRSGLFGRVKRRVHAVEKISFDLYPGETLALVGESGCGKSTTGRSLLRLVESQSGAIEFGGKNIRELPTRELQALRRNIQFIFQDPFASLDPRVTVGFSIMEPLLIHNIAKGAEAQQRVDWLLQKVGLPPEVAQRYPHEFSGGQRQRIAIARALALNPKVVVADESVSALDVSIQAQIVNLMLDLQRELGVAFLFISHDMAVVERISHRVAVMYLGQIVEIGPRRAVFEAPQHAYTRKLMAAVPVADPSRRHKPRALLEGEIPSPIRAVGDEPDVPPLVQVAPGHFVARHAIGGAF, translated from the coding sequence ATGTCTACCCCTGCCCTCGCCCTGCCGGACGGCCGCGTCCTCGCCGTCGACGATCTCACCGTGCGCTTCTCGACTTCCGAGCGCACGGTCGACGCCGTCAAGAATCTCTCGTTCCACGTCGACCATGGCGAAACGCTCGCGGTGGTGGGCGAATCGGGTTCGGGCAAGTCGGTCACTTCGCTCGCCCTGATGCGGCTGGTGGAGCATGGCGGCGGGCGCATCCTCGGCGGGCGCATGGCGTTTCGCCGCCGCAATGGCGAGGTGCTCGACCTCGCGCAGGCGCGCGACACCACGATGCGCGGCATTCGCGGCGCGGACATCGCGATGATCTTCCAGGAGCCGATGACCTCGCTCAACCCGGTGTTCACCGCCGGCGACCAGATTGCCGAGGCCATCCGCATCCACCAGGGCAAGAGCAATGCGGCCGCGCGCGCCGAGGCGCTGCGCATGCTGGAGCTGGTTCGCATTCCCGAAGCGCGCAACGTGCTCGACCGCTTTCCGCACCAGCTCTCGGGCGGCATGCGCCAGCGCGTGATGATTGCGATGGCGCTCTCGTGCAAGCCGCAACTGCTGATCGCCGACGAGCCCACCACCGCGCTGGACGTGACCATCCAGGCGCAGATCCTCCAGCTCATCCGCGAGCTGCAGAAAGAGATGCGCATGGGCGTGCTCTTCATCACGCACGACATGGGCGTGGTCGCCGAAATTGCAGATCGCGTGCTCGTGATGTACCGCGGCGACAAGGTGGAAGCCGGCACCTCCGACACCGTGTTTGCCGCGCCGAAGCACCCCTACACCAAGGCGCTGCTGTCGGCCGTGCCCAAGCTGGGCGCGATGCAGGGCACCGACCTGCCCGCCAAGTTCGAACTGCTGCGCACCGAAGGCAGCCCCGAGACCGTGCCTTGCAGCAACACCACGCCGCAGACCACCGTGCGCGAAGAGGCCGGCCCGATCCTGCGCGTGCGCGACCTCGTCACCCGCTTCGACGTGCGCAGCGGCCTCTTCGGCCGGGTGAAGCGCCGCGTGCATGCGGTGGAGAAGATCAGCTTCGACCTCTACCCTGGCGAAACACTGGCGCTGGTCGGCGAATCGGGCTGCGGCAAGTCGACCACCGGGCGCTCGCTGCTGCGCCTGGTCGAAAGCCAGAGCGGCGCCATCGAGTTCGGTGGCAAGAACATCCGCGAGCTGCCCACGCGCGAACTGCAGGCCCTGCGCCGCAACATCCAGTTCATCTTCCAGGACCCCTTCGCCTCGCTCGATCCGCGCGTCACGGTCGGCTTCTCGATCATGGAGCCGCTGCTGATCCACAACATCGCCAAGGGCGCCGAGGCGCAGCAGCGCGTCGACTGGCTGCTGCAGAAAGTCGGCCTGCCGCCCGAGGTGGCACAGCGCTATCCGCACGAGTTCTCCGGTGGCCAGCGGCAGCGCATCGCGATTGCGCGCGCACTCGCGCTCAACCCCAAGGTGGTGGTGGCGGACGAATCGGTGTCGGCGCTCGACGTGTCGATCCAGGCGCAGATCGTCAACCTCATGCTCGACCTGCAGCGCGAACTCGGCGTGGCCTTTCTCTTCATCTCGCACGACATGGCGGTGGTCGAGCGCATCAGCCACCGCGTGGCCGTGATGTATCTCGGCCAGATCGTCGAGATCGGCCCGCGCCGCGCGGTGTTCGAGGCACCGCAGCATGCCTACACCCGCAAGCTGATGGCCGCCGTGCCGGTGGCCGACCCGTCGCGCCGCCACAAGCCGCGCGCGCTGCTCGAAGGCGAAATCCCGAGCCCGATCCGCGCCGTGGGCGACGAGCCCGACGTGCCACCGCTGGTGCAGGTTGCACCGGGCCACTTCGTTGCACGGCACGCCATCGGCGGGGCCTTCTGA
- the gsiB gene encoding glutathione ABC transporter substrate-binding protein GsiB: MKHSSSSLRWASALLGLAALAMTGTAMAARDAVLSIGYQPETLDPYNTNTTITTAVTKTFYEGLFQFDKDLKVQNVLAEGYEVSKDGLVYTIKLRQGVKFHDGTDFNAEAVKFTLDRVLNQENKLLRYNQFNRVGKVEALNPTTVRITLKEPFGPFINSLAHASAAMISPTALKKWGNKDIAFHPVGTGPFEFVEWKQTEAVKAKKFDGYWKKGYPKIDNLQWKPVLENNTRAAMLQTGEADFAFPIPYEQAELLKKSDKLEVVAIPSIITRFLAFNMLQKPYDNPKVREAIGYAINKEALAKVAFGGYAFPAQGVVPQGVKYAEKMAPIPYDLKKAKELMKEAGYPDGFESVLWSAYNNTTSQKTIQFVQQQLAQIGIKLQVQALEVGQRTEQVDAWPDPKTAKVRMYYTGWSSSTGEADWGLRPLFASEAWAPKLNNMSFYKSEVVDNALAKALVTVDDKEKAALYKTAQEEIRKDLPRVPLVTEQNLSAHSKRLSGVFVMPDGNINIDAISVN, encoded by the coding sequence ATGAAGCATTCTTCTTCCTCCCTGCGATGGGCATCGGCACTGCTGGGCCTGGCTGCCCTGGCGATGACCGGCACGGCAATGGCTGCGCGCGACGCCGTGCTGTCGATCGGCTACCAGCCCGAAACACTCGACCCGTACAACACCAACACGACCATCACCACGGCCGTGACCAAGACCTTCTATGAAGGCCTGTTCCAGTTCGACAAGGACCTGAAGGTCCAGAACGTTCTGGCCGAAGGCTACGAGGTGTCGAAGGACGGCCTGGTGTACACGATCAAGTTGCGCCAGGGCGTCAAGTTCCACGACGGCACCGACTTCAACGCGGAAGCCGTGAAGTTCACGCTCGACCGTGTGCTGAACCAGGAAAACAAGCTGCTGCGCTACAACCAGTTCAACCGCGTGGGCAAGGTCGAAGCGCTCAACCCCACCACCGTGCGCATCACGCTCAAGGAGCCCTTCGGCCCCTTCATCAACTCGCTGGCCCATGCATCGGCCGCGATGATTTCGCCCACCGCGCTGAAGAAGTGGGGCAACAAGGACATCGCCTTCCACCCCGTGGGCACCGGCCCCTTCGAATTCGTCGAGTGGAAGCAGACCGAAGCCGTCAAGGCCAAGAAGTTCGACGGCTACTGGAAAAAGGGCTACCCGAAGATCGACAACCTCCAGTGGAAGCCGGTGCTCGAGAACAACACGCGCGCCGCAATGCTGCAGACCGGCGAAGCCGACTTCGCCTTCCCGATTCCCTACGAGCAGGCCGAGCTGCTGAAGAAGAGCGACAAGCTCGAAGTGGTGGCCATTCCTTCGATCATCACGCGCTTCCTGGCCTTCAACATGCTGCAGAAGCCCTACGACAACCCGAAGGTGCGCGAAGCCATCGGCTATGCCATCAACAAGGAGGCACTGGCCAAGGTCGCGTTCGGCGGCTATGCCTTCCCGGCGCAGGGCGTGGTGCCGCAGGGCGTGAAGTACGCCGAGAAGATGGCGCCCATTCCCTACGACCTGAAGAAGGCCAAGGAACTGATGAAGGAAGCCGGCTATCCCGACGGCTTCGAATCGGTGCTGTGGAGCGCCTACAACAACACGACCAGCCAGAAGACGATTCAGTTCGTGCAGCAGCAGCTCGCACAGATCGGCATCAAGCTGCAGGTGCAGGCGCTCGAAGTGGGCCAGCGCACCGAGCAGGTCGATGCTTGGCCCGATCCGAAGACGGCCAAGGTGCGCATGTACTACACGGGATGGTCGTCGTCGACCGGCGAGGCCGACTGGGGCCTGCGCCCGCTGTTCGCCTCCGAAGCCTGGGCGCCGAAGCTGAACAACATGTCGTTCTACAAGAGCGAAGTGGTGGACAACGCGCTGGCCAAGGCGTTGGTCACCGTGGACGACAAGGAAAAGGCCGCGCTCTACAAGACTGCGCAGGAAGAGATCCGCAAGGACCTGCCGCGCGTGCCGCTGGTTACCGAGCAGAACCTGTCGGCGCATTCCAAGCGCCTGTCGGGTGTGTTCGTGATGCCTGACGGCAACATCAACATCGACGCCATCTCGGTCAATTGA
- the gsiC gene encoding glutathione ABC transporter permease GsiC yields MLNYFLKRLLGLIPTLLIVAVLVFLFVHMLPGDPARLAAGQEADEQTVAMVRHELGLDKPLPQQFVSFFTHMLQGDFGTSIRTRRPVSMEIGERFFPTVMLTITSMVWAVIFGMGIGIVSAVFRNQWPDRLGMTLAVSGISFPAFALGMLLMQIFSVQLGWLPTVGAATWKHYILPSITLGAAVAAVMARFTRASFVEVIQEDFVRTARAKGVRERTVIIKHCLRNALIPVVTMMGLQFGFLLGGSILVEAVFNWPGLGRLLVDAVQMRDYPVIQTLVLLFSLEFILINLVVDVLYGFINPTIRYK; encoded by the coding sequence ATGCTGAACTACTTTCTCAAACGACTGTTGGGCCTGATCCCGACGCTGCTCATCGTGGCGGTGCTGGTGTTCCTGTTCGTCCACATGCTGCCCGGCGATCCGGCGCGCCTTGCCGCGGGCCAGGAGGCCGACGAGCAGACAGTGGCCATGGTTCGCCACGAGCTGGGTCTGGACAAGCCGCTGCCGCAGCAGTTCGTGAGCTTCTTCACCCACATGCTGCAAGGCGATTTCGGCACCTCGATCCGCACCCGGCGGCCGGTGTCGATGGAGATCGGCGAGCGCTTCTTCCCGACGGTGATGCTGACCATCACCAGCATGGTGTGGGCGGTGATCTTCGGCATGGGCATCGGCATCGTCTCCGCGGTGTTCCGCAACCAATGGCCCGACCGGCTGGGCATGACGCTGGCCGTGTCGGGCATCTCCTTTCCCGCATTTGCACTCGGCATGCTGCTGATGCAGATCTTTTCGGTCCAGCTCGGCTGGCTGCCCACCGTAGGCGCCGCCACCTGGAAGCACTACATCCTGCCCTCGATCACGCTGGGCGCCGCAGTGGCGGCCGTGATGGCGCGCTTCACGCGCGCGTCGTTCGTCGAGGTGATCCAGGAAGATTTCGTTCGCACCGCGCGCGCCAAGGGCGTGCGGGAGCGCACCGTCATCATCAAGCACTGCCTGCGCAACGCGCTGATCCCGGTCGTCACGATGATGGGCCTGCAGTTCGGCTTCCTGCTGGGCGGCTCGATCCTGGTCGAGGCGGTCTTCAACTGGCCGGGCCTCGGGCGCCTGCTGGTCGATGCGGTGCAGATGCGCGACTACCCCGTCATCCAGACGCTGGTGCTGCTGTTCTCGCTCGAATTCATCCTGATCAACCTGGTGGTCGATGTGCTGTATGGCTTCATCAACCCCACCATCCGCTACAAGTGA